The genomic segment CGGGAAAATTGTTATTACCAGTATGGCAAAAATGAGAATTAATTTCATTTTCATGGTGATATGTATTTTGGGTATTATATAACTTATTTTCCATTTGGAAAATTCTAAAACAGGGTTAGTGGGTTAAATTTAACTAATTATAGGGGATTTTATGTTTATTGATGAAAATGAGTGTTTTAGTTAATAAGGTTATAATTAGTGTGGAATAGAATTAAAACAATCTTACATAAAATCAATTTAAAAATCAAATAACGTTGTTTGTTTTGGCTCAATATATCTTATTACTTCAGTATCAATTAGATTATCACTTTCTTTTAGGTGTCCAAGCAATAATGGTGATTTCTCATCATGCAACTTAATAACATTCTTAGGAATATCAGGTTTTCGATTTGCGTAGCAATATTTACACTCACTTAAACAGGAATTATATGCTCCAATATCTCTTGAAGGAATACAATGACAGTTTTCTCTAATTCCACTAGCTTTAACATTTTTATAGACCACACCATGTGCCTGTTCCAATATTTCACGAGTTGTGCAACCTGCAGCATGTATACCATATTTTTCATAGCTTTCATTTGTTGCACAGGTTTGCGTATAAAGATTATACTTCTCGGATATCTCACCAATCCCTTTCAATAGCCTCACTTTATCATCATCAGTGAGTGGAATTATTTCAGGCATATTCTCTTCAACTTTTTTGTACATGTCCACAAAGCTGAATATGCATCTGTAAACCAAAGAGGCAATAGCTTCAGCCATATACTCAAAAGTTTCCAGATGTTTTTCAACTGTATATTTTTCAGTAAGCAGTATAGGGTCATATCTCCAGAGAATCTTATTCCTACCGACAATATCAGATAGTCTTTCCAACGTTTTAATAGATTGATTTATTGTTGGAACTTTAGGTTCTATATCCTTGCCGTATGCAGTAATCGTGTAGTTGCACAGAATATTGTATTTTTCATCAATACCTCCTATATGTTCCAGTATAGGTTGGTAGTTTTTGGAGCAAAACAGCAAGCACTCCACATCTTCAGGCCTTAAACTTAACTTATACACATTCTCTCTTGCAAAGGGATTTCTTGAATATGCATATCCTTCACTAAGCCTGTTCAGTAGCCATGGAGTGTAGTAGTTCACTATGTCTGTTCTTCCGCCAACATTTATTATCATTTTATCACTTACTATTTTTGGTGATTATCACATTTTTTATTTGTGTTTTGGCCAGACTTATGGAGTCAGTTCTTACAAATAAATTTTGTTCAAGACAACATGATTATTTCTGAATAGCAATAGCTATTCCTATTTATTGTCTGAATATCCGTTAAATTTTAGCTTTTTGAACGAAATTGCAAAACTTTAATTACAGAAGAAAATAATACTATTATCTGTAGTGAGAGAAAAGTAGTAGATAATTTCTATACTATTTGCATAACAATATTTACATCCGTGAAGACATGTGTTATATGCTCCAATATCCCTTCCAAATAAACAATTACATTCACGAATTGTGTATTTTCCTTTAGGGATTTTTAAATTATTTCCAATAGCTCTCTCAAGCACTTTTTGTGTCATACATCCGCTTGAGTCAAATCCGAATTTATCAAGAAGTGTTCCCTCAACACAGGTTTTCATCTGAATGTCATATTCAGCAGCTATTTTTGAAAATTCCTCACCAATAAAAAGCATTTCATCACGTGTAACTTCACGAACTTCAGGAAAATTTCTTAAAACCTTTTGATATAAGTCAATAAAGCTTATTGTGCAGTCTTTTGTATATCCTTCAAGTTCACTGGCCATCCTGGCAAACATTTCCACATGAAAATCCAAATCATATTTATCTGAAATAAAAATCGGATCATATCTCCAGGATACTTTACCCTCACCCAAATAACTGGACAATTCTTTAAATGATTTTATTACTTTTTTAAAACTTGGAACATTTACTTCAATATCTCTTCCATAAGGTGTTATTGTTACAAACCAGAACTGTGAGTATTTATCAAGCTGTTCAATATTGTCAAGTAATGGTTTTGGATTTTTTGTACAAAAGCAAAGACAGTCGATTATTTTAGAATCAAGTGAATATCTGTAAATATCATCATTATATGGGTTT from the Methanobacteriaceae archaeon genome contains:
- a CDS encoding DUF1848 domain-containing protein; its protein translation is MIINVGGRTDIVNYYTPWLLNRLSEGYAYSRNPFARENVYKLSLRPEDVECLLFCSKNYQPILEHIGGIDEKYNILCNYTITAYGKDIEPKVPTINQSIKTLERLSDIVGRNKILWRYDPILLTEKYTVEKHLETFEYMAEAIASLVYRCIFSFVDMYKKVEENMPEIIPLTDDDKVRLLKGIGEISEKYNLYTQTCATNESYEKYGIHAAGCTTREILEQAHGVVYKNVKASGIRENCHCIPSRDIGAYNSCLSECKYCYANRKPDIPKNVIKLHDEKSPLLLGHLKESDNLIDTEVIRYIEPKQTTLFDF
- a CDS encoding DUF1848 domain-containing protein, giving the protein MLINTGSRTDIPAFFSKWFLNRIEEGSVCTKNPYNDDIYRYSLDSKIIDCLCFCTKNPKPLLDNIEQLDKYSQFWFVTITPYGRDIEVNVPSFKKVIKSFKELSSYLGEGKVSWRYDPIFISDKYDLDFHVEMFARMASELEGYTKDCTISFIDLYQKVLRNFPEVREVTRDEMLFIGEEFSKIAAEYDIQMKTCVEGTLLDKFGFDSSGCMTQKVLERAIGNNLKIPKGKYTIRECNCLFGRDIGAYNTCLHGCKYCYANSIEIIYYFSLTTDNSIIFFCN